One genomic window of Deltaproteobacteria bacterium HGW-Deltaproteobacteria-6 includes the following:
- a CDS encoding UDP-diphosphatase, producing the protein MDIIQAVVLGLVQGLGEFLPISSSAHLVLVPWLMKWVDPGLTFDIALHVGTLIAVVLYFWKDWLKLLSKGITQPKEREGKLFWYLVLATIPGAAIGFLLENIAETIFRNPVLIACMLILLGIILFFVDRKGTKQIDVEHITLRTSFLIGLSQALAIIPGVSRSGITMTTALALGMTREGAARFSFLLSAPIILGAALVKVPTLIANPAIIDASFLTGMVVACIAGLASIGFLLRYIQTKTFLPFVIYRFALGAVVIAVAVIRYAA; encoded by the coding sequence ATGGATATCATACAGGCTGTTGTTCTGGGATTGGTGCAGGGATTGGGAGAATTTCTACCGATATCGAGTTCGGCGCATCTGGTGCTGGTGCCCTGGTTAATGAAATGGGTCGATCCCGGACTGACTTTTGATATTGCCCTGCATGTCGGCACGCTGATTGCCGTTGTTCTTTATTTCTGGAAAGACTGGCTGAAGCTTTTAAGCAAAGGTATCACGCAGCCGAAGGAGAGGGAAGGGAAGTTGTTCTGGTACCTGGTGCTGGCCACAATCCCCGGTGCTGCTATCGGTTTTCTGCTGGAAAATATTGCCGAGACGATCTTCCGCAATCCTGTATTGATTGCCTGCATGTTGATTCTGCTTGGGATTATTCTCTTCTTTGTGGACCGCAAAGGAACGAAACAAATCGATGTGGAACATATTACCCTCAGGACCAGTTTTCTGATTGGCCTTTCGCAGGCTTTGGCCATTATTCCCGGTGTGTCGCGTTCCGGTATTACCATGACCACGGCACTGGCGCTGGGGATGACAAGGGAAGGCGCGGCGCGTTTTTCATTTTTGCTTTCCGCACCTATTATTCTCGGTGCGGCGCTGGTTAAAGTTCCGACATTGATTGCCAATCCGGCCATAATTGATGCGAGTTTCCTCACCGGCATGGTCGTGGCATGCATCGCCGGCCTGGCCAGTATCGGCTTCCTGCTACGCTATATACAGACAAAAACATTTCTGCCGTTTGTGATCTATCGCTTCGCTCTGGGCGCGGTAGTCATTGCGGTTGCTGTTATCAGGTACGCAGCCTAA
- a CDS encoding cation:proton antiporter translates to MKGDYIPLVVGLLVFLASIISLRLGLSVAIIEIALGAIAGNLGLHTEEWMLYIAQFGGIILTYLAGTEIDTKLFKEKFKESFLIGFFSFLAPFVAAFLFTYYFAGWGYKPSLIAGIALSTTSLAVVYSVLVETGLTKTQIGKLLMAATFVTDMGTALALSIMFIQPTLFTLVFYVGSILIILFVDRFSPYILNHPIYFNKVIEPEIKFIFLVLLIFIFFAQLGGGQAILPAFILGLIMSKHFDEKKKTRVVLNRLRTVAYAFITPIFFIVGGMKISATMIIASLGLFAALFAVKIIAKFIGVYFLAKKYISGGSMYTTLLMSTGLTFGTISSLFGLQAGIINQTQYSILVGAVVASAIIPTFIAQKWFMPVDEEDILDFDTWYMPANDDE, encoded by the coding sequence TGAAAGGGGATTACATACCTTTAGTCGTCGGTTTACTCGTATTTCTGGCCAGCATCATTTCACTTCGCCTGGGGCTTTCAGTAGCCATTATTGAAATCGCGCTGGGAGCCATTGCCGGAAACCTGGGGTTGCATACCGAAGAATGGATGCTCTACATCGCCCAGTTCGGCGGCATTATCCTCACCTATCTGGCCGGAACGGAAATCGACACAAAACTGTTTAAGGAAAAGTTCAAGGAAAGTTTCCTGATTGGATTTTTCTCATTCCTTGCGCCCTTCGTCGCCGCCTTTTTGTTCACTTATTATTTTGCCGGATGGGGGTATAAACCTTCGCTCATTGCAGGAATTGCTTTATCCACTACATCACTGGCCGTTGTTTACTCCGTCCTGGTGGAAACGGGGCTGACGAAAACACAAATCGGCAAACTGCTCATGGCCGCCACGTTTGTCACGGATATGGGCACAGCGCTGGCACTCAGCATCATGTTCATTCAGCCGACCCTGTTCACCCTGGTTTTTTATGTGGGATCTATCCTGATCATCTTATTTGTTGACCGGTTTTCTCCGTATATTCTGAATCATCCGATATATTTTAATAAAGTGATTGAGCCGGAAATCAAGTTCATTTTTCTTGTTCTGCTGATTTTTATCTTTTTTGCTCAGTTGGGCGGCGGCCAGGCAATCCTGCCCGCGTTTATACTGGGCCTTATCATGTCCAAACATTTTGATGAAAAGAAGAAAACCCGGGTTGTTCTGAACCGTCTGCGAACAGTAGCCTACGCATTTATCACACCGATTTTTTTTATTGTCGGTGGAATGAAAATCTCCGCAACGATGATTATTGCTTCGCTGGGACTTTTTGCGGCACTGTTTGCCGTGAAGATTATCGCCAAATTTATCGGTGTTTATTTTCTAGCAAAAAAATATATTTCGGGCGGTAGCATGTACACCACACTGCTCATGAGCACCGGCCTGACCTTCGGCACGATTTCGAGCCTGTTCGGTTTGCAGGCAGGCATCATCAATCAGACACAGTATTCCATACTGGTCGGCGCTGTAGTCGCCAGCGCCATCATCCCGACATTCATTGCCCAGAAATGGTTTATGCCTGTGGATGAGGAAGATATCCTTGATTTTGATACCTGGTATATGCCCGCAAACGATGATGAATAA